A single window of Coffea eugenioides isolate CCC68of chromosome 7, Ceug_1.0, whole genome shotgun sequence DNA harbors:
- the LOC113777049 gene encoding uncharacterized protein LOC113777049, which produces MESTQESVIKVMNQDFVKLDRLDGTRTNFSRWKDKMIFFSTVMKVACVLNPDLSEIIPPIDNDSEDLKKQKEKHEEDEVVCRGYILNTLSDSLYDLFATVKSPKEIWTTFEHQHVNQKQGSDKFLIKKYFDFKFINNSPLLDQIHNLQVIVSKLKDLNVEILEAFQVGAIIVKLPPSWNDYQKKLLHTSEILTLDGVVKHLNIEEDARNLQKKDVNGESKVKVEDDSKVNFVNERKYDKKQKTSGVSTANLVDKISEIVAMMSLGMVTEVNMITPNSSKNWWYDSGAAIHVCNDKSQFKNYEILERWQMV; this is translated from the exons ATGGAGTCTACTCAAGAATCTGTTATCAAGGTGATGAATCAAGACTTTGTCAAGTTGGATCGCTTGGATGGAACCAGAACCAATTTTAGTAGGTGGAAGGATAAGATGATCTTCTTCTCGACAGTCATGAAGGTGGCATGCGTGCTGAACCCAGATCTTTCAGAAATTATTCCTCCAATAGATAACGATTCAGAGgatttgaaaaaacaaaaggaaaaacatgaagaagatgaagtgGTGTGTAGAGGTTACATTCTCAATACTTTGTCAGATAGTCTCTATGATTTATTCGCAACCGTCAAGTCACCAAAGGAGATTTGGACTACCTTTGAGCATCAACATGTCAACCAAAAGCAAGGCTCAGATAAGTTTCTTATCAAAAAATACTTTGACTTCAAATTTATAAACAATTCTCCACTTCTTGATCAAATTCACAATTTGCAAGTGATTGTTTCAAAACTCAAAgatttaaatgttgaaattttaGAAGCATTTCAAGTGGGGGCTATTATTGTCAAGTTGCCTCCTAGTTGGAATGACTATCAAAAGAAATTGCTCCATACTTCTGAAATTTTGACTTTAGATGGTGTTGTGAAACATCTAAATATTGAAGAAGATGCTAGAAATCTTCAAAAGAAAGATGTGAATGGTGAATCTAAAGTGAAAGTGGAGGATGACTCTaaggtgaattttgtgaacGAAAGAAA ATAtgacaagaaacaaaagactaGTGGTGTTTCAACTGCAAATCTTGTTGACAAAATTTCAGAAATCGTTGCTATGATGTCACTTGGTATGGTGACTGAAGTGAACATGATCACACCTAATTCTTCCAAGAATTGGTGGTATGATTCTGGTGCAGCCATTCATGTGTGCAATGACAAGAGTCAATTCAAGAATtatgaaattcttgaaagatGGCAAATGGTGTAA
- the LOC113778748 gene encoding RRP15-like protein encodes MMEEMQQKGVKRRKEWKKNSSKKSKNKKKVRTLGPGSEDGRFKKMDKKMKKFLQKKARSYNSDDDVVEEEDRNLKGGEEQSGVVKNEVKGGFKSKFSDSEEEGEENGEEKIEVSEDEDGEIQPGVMRFSEGCKAFRLAFKKITKKTASTDHDVLGPVLSAHKKLVAKKLAEEEAERKVKGEAKKEKHLVGEKGHVKPANYLDSHEKHLIGVATRGVVKLFNAVNKAQHSQRGLNPSRSKDEKVIKKRRKEAFFSGLGQTPSQKTGSIEKIGASAGTGSVDAPAWAPLRDNYMLTNSKLKDWDKMPDTAAVDDFGLRPDADSSSDDE; translated from the exons ATGATGGAAGAAATGCAGCAGAAGGGTGTAAAAAGGAGGAAGGAATGGAAGAAAAATAGTTCGAAaaaatccaaaaacaagaaaaaggtgAGAACTTTAGGGCCTGGTTCAGAAGATGGGAGGTTTAAGAAAATGGATAAAAAGATGAAAAAGTTTCTTCAGAAAAAGGCTAGAAGCTATAATTCAGATGATGATGTGGTGGAAGAAGAAGACCGGAATTTGAAAGGGGGAGAAGAGCAATCAGGAGTAGTGAAAAATGAGGTAAAAGGTGGGTTCAAGTCGAAATTTTCGGATagtgaagaagaaggagaagagaaTGGTGAAGAGAAAATTGAGGTTTCGGAGGATGAAGATGGTGAAATTCAGCCAGGAGTTATGAGATTTTCGGAGGGTTGTAAGGCTTTTAGGTTGGcattcaagaagattaccaagaAAACTGCTTCAACCGATCATGATGTACTG GGTCCTGTGTTATCAGCACATAAAAAGCTTGTTGCCAAGAAGCTAGCTGAAGAAGAAGCAGAGAGAAAGGTTAAGGGTGAGGCAAAGAAGGAAAAACACCTG GTTGGAGAGAAGGGGCATGTGAAGCCTGCTAATTATTTGGATTCACATGAAAAGCATCTCATTGGAGTTGCTACCAGAGGAG TGGTCAAGTTATTTAATGCT GTCAATAAGGCACAACACTCGCAGAGAGGACTGAATCCCTCAAGGTCGAAAGATGAAAAAG TAATTAAGAAGCGGAGGAAAGAGGCTTTTTTCTCAGGCTTGGGCCAGACCCCTTCCCAAAAGACCGGGAGCATAGAAAAG ATTGGTGCATCTGCTGGCACTGGTTCTGTTGATGCTCCTGCATGGGCGCCATTGCGTGATAATTACATGTTAACAAACTCTAAGTTGAAGGACTGGGATAAGATGCCA GACACAGCTGCTGTAGATGACTTTGGGTTGCGACCAGATGCAGATAGTTCATCTGATGATGAGTAG